Below is a genomic region from Fusobacterium canifelinum.
AAAATTGCTTATAAAGTTTTCTATTCCTGCTATTGTAGGAATGTTTGTGAATGCTTTATACAATGTTGTGGATAGAATATATATTGGAAATATAAAAGATATAGGACACTTAGGGATAACAGGGATAGGTGTAGTATTTCCAGTAGTTATTTTAATATTTGCGTTTTCATTATTAATTGGTATAGGTTCGGCAGCAGCAGTATCTTTAAAATTAGGAATGAAAGATAGAGAAGAAGCTGAGAGGTTTTTAGGAGTAGCAGTATTTTTATCTTTTATTGTTTCTGTTGTACTTATGATAATTATATATTTTAATATGGATAAAATAATTTATCTTATAGGTGGAAGTAATGATACTTTTATCTATGCAAAAGATTATTTATTCTATATAAATCTTGGAGTACCAGCAGCAATTTTAGGCTTGGTTTTAAACTCTGTAATAAGGTCAGATGGTAGTCCAAAGATAGCAATGGGAACTTTGCTTATAGGAGCTATAACAAATATAGTTTTAGACCCTATCTTTATCTTTGTATTTGGAATGGGAGTTAAAGGAGCTGCAACAGCCACTATAATTTCACAATATGTTTCAATGTTTTGGACTGTTTATTATTTTAAATCAAAGAGAAGTAAGATAAAATTAATAAAAAAAGATATAAAATTTAATTTTCATAAGGCAAAAGAAATCTGCCTTTTAGGTAGCTCTGCTTTTGCAATACAATTAGGTTTTGGCTTGGTTGTATATATTTTAAATACTGTTTTAAAAAAATATGGAGGAGACACTTCCATAGGTGCTATGGCAATAGTACAGTCGTTTATCACTTTTATGGCTATGCCAATTTTTGGAATAAATCAAGGAATACAGCCAATTTTAGGATATAATTATGGAGCAGAAAAATACAAAAGAGTAAAAGAAGCATTGTATAAAGGTATTTTTGCTGCAACAATAATTTGTATTATAGGATATACAAGTGTAAGATTATTTTCAAATACTTTAATTCAAATATTTACAACTAAGCCTGAATTGCAAGAAATTACTAAATATGGTTTAAAAGCATATACAATGGTTTTTCCAATAGTTGGATTTCAAATAGTTTCATCAATCTATTTTCAAGCAGTAGGTAAACCTAGAATGAGCTTTTTTATAAGTCTTTCAAGACAAATTATTGTTATGATACCTTGTTTAATAATTTTACCAATATTTTTTGGTTTAAATGGTATTTGGTATGCTGCACCAACAGCAGATAGTATAGCGACATTGATTACTTTTATTTTAGTTAGAAAAGAAATAAAAAAATTAGATAAATTAGAAGAGATGTTAGAAAAGAGAGATGTTTAAAAGAGAGGAGAAAAATGAGAAAACTAAATCTATTAAAAAAATGGGATAGTTTATCTCCTTATAGAAAATTAATATTCGGCTTTTTAGTAGCAATTTTTATTGGAGTAATACTTTTAAAAATGCCTTTTTCATTAAGAGAAAATCAAAATATATCAGTTTTAGACTCTTTGTTCACAATAGTTTCTGCTATTTGTGTAACAGGTTTATCTGTTGTTGATGTAAGTCAGGTTTTTACTTCAACAGGTCAATTAATAATTTTGTTTTTTATTCAATTAGGTGGACTTGGAGTTATGACAGTTTCAATAATAGTTTTTCTATTGATTGGTAAAAAAATGACTTTTGAAACAAGAGAACTTTTAAAAGAAGAAAGAAACTCTAATAGTAATGGAGGGATTACAAGTTTTATAAAATATCTGTTGTTGACAGTATTTTTTATTGAAATATTAGGAGCTTTAATTTTAGCCTATGGCTTTTCTAAATATCTTCCATTAGAAAAATCCTTTTTTTATGGCTTGTTTCATTCTATATCGGCATTTTGTAATGCAGGTTTTTCTTTATTTACTGATAGTTTAGAATCTTTTAAGTATGATAAAATAATAAGTTTAACCATTTCTTTTTTAATTGTTTTAGGTGGAATAGGTTTTGTAACAATAAATTCACTTTTTATAATTAAGAAAAAAAAGTTAAAAAATTTAAGTTTAACCTCAAAATTTGCTTTACTTATTACATTTTTTCTTTTAACTTTAGGAACTGTACTTTTTTTAATATTTGAGTATAATAATCCTAGTACTTTAAAAAATATGAAATTTTTGGATAAATTGTTAAATTCATTTTTCCAAAGTGTAACATTGAGAACAGCAGGTTTTAATACTGTGCCACTTGAAAATATAAGATCAGCAACAGTATTCATTTCATATATTTTTATGTTTATAGGAGCATCTCCAGGTTCAACAGGAGGAGGAATAAAAACAACAACTTTTGGTATTTTAATATTTTATGCTCTTGGAGTTTTAAAAAGAAAAGAATATGTTGAAGTTTTTAAGAGAAGAATAGATTGGGAGCTTATAAACAAGGCTTTGGCTATAGTAGTTATTTCTGTATTTTACATTATTATAATAATAACAATTATATTATCAATAGAAAGTTTTTCAATAGATAAAGTAATATATGAAGTTATCTCAGCTTTTTCAACAACTGGTCTGAGCATGGGAATAACATCAAGTCTAGGAGCAATATCAAAGGTTTTAATAATTGTCACAATGTTTATAGGAAGATTAGGACCTATGACAGTGGCATTAGCTTTCACAAATAATAAAAAAAGTTTAGTAAAATATCCTAAAGAAGATATATTGATAGGATAAAAATGAGGTGATAAATGTGAAACAGTATTTAGTTATAGGTCTAGGAAGATTTGGAGAAAGTGTTTCTAAAACTTTATATGATGCAGGAGCAAATGTCTTAGGAATAGATGTGAATGAAGAGTTGATACAAGATAAGATTGATAACAATATATTAAAAAATGCTGTGATTGGAGATGCAAGTGATGAAAAGATTTTAAAAGATATTGGAGCAGAAAATTTTGATATTGCTTTTGTATGCACTGCTGACATAGAAGCAAGTGTTATGATAACATTGAATTTAAAAGAGTTTGGAATAAGAACAATTATAGCTAAAGCTGTAAATAAAAAACATGGGAAGGTTCTTACAAAAGTTGGTGCAACAGAAATAGTTTATCCAGAAGAGCATATGGGAAAAAGAATAGCTGAACTTACTATGAATAAAGATATAATAGAGCATTTAAAGTTCAATGATAATTTCGTATTGGTAGAAATTAAAGCACCACATATATTTTGGAATAATAGTCTTATAAAATTAGATGTTAGAAATAAATACAATATAAATGTAGTTGGAATAAAAAAAAGAGGGGGAACATTTTTACCTAATCCAACAGCTAATATCATAATAGAAGAAGGAGATATTTTAGTAGTTATAACTGATAAAAAGACAGTAAAGTCTTTTAGTAGTTTAATTTAGGGGGAAAAATGCAAGAATTTGATATTATAGTCATTGGAGCGGGTCATGCTGGTTGTGAAGCTGCTTTAGCTTCAGCAAGAATGGGAATAAAAACAGCAATATTTACGATATCACTTGATACTATTGGAGTGATGTCTTGTAATCCTTCACTAGGTGGACCAGCAAAATCTCATTTAGCAAAGGAAATTGATGCACTTGGCGGAGAAATGGGACGAAACATAGATAAAACTTTTATACAAATAAGAGTATTAAATACAAAAAAAGGTCCAGCAGTTCGTTCTTTGAGGGCACAAGCAGACAAAATGGCTTATGCCAATGAGATGAAAAAAACTTTGGAACATACAGATAATTTATCTGTAATTCAAGGTATGGTAAGTGAGCTTGTAGTTGAAGAGGAAAATGGAAAGAAAGTAATAAAAGGTATAAAAATAAGAGAAGGCTTAGAATACAGAGCTAAGATAGTTATTTTAGCAACTGGAACATTTTTAAGAGGGCTTATTCATATAGGGGAAGTAAACTTCAGTGCAGGAAGAATGGGAGAATTATCTTCAGAAGAACTACCATTATCACTTAAAAAAGTTGGTTTAAAATTAGAAAGATTTAAAACAGGAACACCAGCAAGAATTGATGGAAGAACAATAGATTTTTCAGTTTTAGAAGAACAACCTGGGGATAAGAGTCAAGTTTTAAAATTTTCAAATAGAACAACAGATGAAGAGGCATTAAGTAGAAGACAAATCTCTTGCTATATTGCACATACTAATGATAAGGTTCATGAAATTATTAAAAATGCAAAAGAAAGATCACCAATGTTCAATGGAAAAATACAAGGACTTGGGCCAAGATATTGTCCTTCAATAGAAGATAAAGTTTTTAGATATCCAGATAAAAACCAACATCATTTATTCTTGGAAAGAGAAGGATATGAAACAAATGAAATTTATCTTGGTGGAATGTCATCATCATTACCTGTTGATGTTCAAGAAGAAATGATAAAAAATCTTCAAGGTTTTGAAAATGCTAAAATCATGAGATATGCCTATGCAATAGAATATGACTATGTTCCACCAGAAGAAATAAAATATACTTTGGAAAGTAGAACTATTGATAATTTATTCTTAGCAGGACAAATAAATGGAACTTCTGGTTATGAAGAAGCAGGAGCACAAGGACTTATGGCAGGAATTAATGCTGTAAGAAAATTGAGAAATGAAGAACCAATAATACTAGATAGAGCTGATTCATATATAGGTACTTTAATAGATGACTTGGTTTCAAAAGGGACTAATGAACCATATAGAATGTTTACTGCAAGAAGTGAGTATAGACTTTACTTAAGAGAAGACAATGCAGATTTAAGATTGAGTAGAATAGGTTATGAGTTAGGATTAATTCCAGAAGAAGAATATCAAAGAGTTGAAAAGAAAAGAAGAGATGTTGAGCTTATAACAGAAATTTTAACTAAAACAAGTGTGGGACCAAGTAATCCAAGAGTTAATGAAACTCTTTTAAAAAGAGGAGAAAATCCTATAAAAGATGGAAGTACATTGTTGGAGTTATTGAGAAGACCAGAAGTTACTTTTGAAGATATAAAATATATTTCAGAAGAAATAAAAGGTGTAGATTTACAAGGTTATGACCATGATACAACTTATCAAGTTGAAATTACTGTTAAATACCAAGGTTATATAAATAGAGCCTTAAAGATGATAGAAAAACATAAATCTATGGAAAATAAGAAAATTCCTACTGATATAGACTATGATGACTTAAAAACTATACCTAAGGAAGCTAAGGATAAATTAAAGAGAATAAAACCTATAAATATTGGCCAAGCAAGTAGAATTTCAGGAGTATCTCCTGCTGATATTCAAGCTATATTAATTTATTTGAAAATGAGAGGAAATTAAATTGAAAGATTATTTTAAAGAAGGTTTAGATAAAATAAAAGTTTCTTATGATGAAAATAAAATAGAGAGATCTTTGAAATATTTAGAAATTTTATTAGATTATAATAGCCACACTAATTTAACAGCAATAAGGGAAGAAAAAGCTATAATTGAAAAACATTTTTTAGATTCTTTGCTACTTCAAAATCTATTAAAAGATGAAGACAAAACTTTAATAGACATTGGAACAGGTGCAGGTTTCCCTGGGATGATATTGGCAATTTTTAATGAGAATAAAAATTTTACTTTGCTTGATTCTGTAAGAAAGAAAACAGATTTCTTAGAACTTGTAAAAACTGAATTATCCTTAAATAATGTTGAAGTAATAAATGGAAGAGCAGAAGAAATCATAAAAGATAGAAGAGAAAAATATGATGTTGGACTTTGTAGAGGAGTTTCAAATCTTTCTGTTATTTTGGAGTATGAAATACCTTTTTTAAAAGTGAATGGAAGATTTTTACCACAAAAAATGATTGGAACTGATGAGGTTGAAAATTCATCTAATGCTTTAAAAGTTTTAAATTCTAAAATAATTAAAGAATATGAATTTAAACTACCATTTTCAAGTGAAGATAGACTTGTTATTGAGATATTAAAGACAAAGAAAACTGATATAAAATATCCAAGAAAAACTGGAATACCTTTGAAGAAACCATTGTAAAAAATTAGGGATATGTTACAATTAAAATGTAATATATCTCTTTTTATTTTACAAGTGTTTATAATTCGATAAATGAAGTTGAAGAAGATGTAGCAAGTGAAATTCTTGAGAAATGTAGAAATATCTTATAATTACTATAAATTTTATAAATATGGAGAATTGAAAAATGGTAGAAATTAAAGAAGAGCAAGGAGAAATAGAAGTATCAAAAAGTCATTTAAGACATATAAATTTTTATAAAATGTATACTTTATTATGTATGTTATTATTTTCTTTTATTACCTTAAAACTTATGGGGATATTTTTTAATCCACTTACAATTCTTTTCATCATTGGGTATATTTATTTAACATTATTTACTGTTTCTAATGAAAAAATAATAGTAAGAGAAGATTATTTACTTATTCAGGCTTTAAGAAATAATAAGAAAGTTCTTTATTCTAAAAAGATATTTTTAAATGAAATAGAGAAAATATATTTTAAGGATACATTTGGAATATCTCTTATCTTAGATCCAGGAATAATAAATTATTTAATTAATTCAAGGCAAAAATTTATAAAAATAGAAACAGATAAAAAGGTTTATTCATATGGATTATTTATAGAATATAATGATTTTCTAAAAATAGATCTAATTCTTCAAGCAAAAATTAAAGAATATAAAGATAAAGAAAGAATGGCTAATGAAGTAAAAAGAAAAAAAGAAGAATTATTAGATATTTATAGTTTAGGAATTGAGGAAAGGTATAAGAAAATATTGAATACTATTTTAGATGAGGAAAAATTATTTTTATCAAAGAAAGATGATTGTTATATAATTGATGTTGTTAGTGAAGTAAGAAAAGATTTAGAAGAGATAGATTTCTATATTTTTTATGTAAATTATTTATCAAAAAAAGAATATGAAGATAAAAAAGTTTTAGTTGGTTATAATGGAAGTGATGAAAAAGAAGCAACTATGGCAAAGTTAAAAGAAGATATAAATGAAATAAGAGATAACAGAAGCACATTAAAAAAATAAAACTGCACTCTTAACCTTGATACCCAAGATTAGAAGTGCAGTTAATTTTTTATCTATCTACCCCATTTATCAACTTTTGATAAAAATTGAGGATATGCTAGGTATAATGCTCTAGCATTAACATTATTTAATTCTAATTTTGTTTTTTCTTGTTTCTTAGCAAGATTAGAAAGTTGTATCATTCTATCAGACATTTCTACTTGGAACCAAACTTGTTCATTATAGAAATTATTTCTCTTTACAAATGCAGCAAGTAATTTTCTCAATTTTTTAACATCTTTATCTTTTAAATCAGCTTGTTGAGAAAATGCTTCTATTTGTGCCCATTCTTCTTTATCAGCTACCACTTCTTTTATATATTTAGAAGGATTATCTAATTGAGAAGAAGCTTGTTTAACCATATAATCTACTAATCCTTTAGGATCTTTTATATTAGTAACTTCAATAATAAATTTTCTAGGCATTTTATTTACATAAGATGTTAATATTTTAGCAAAACGATCAAATTCATCATCTGTAATTTCATTAGCAGGAGTTTTTCCTAAGTAATCTAAGAAATAGTAATCTTTTTCAGACATTTTTCCTTGTTTTCTAAAATTAACTAAAGGATTTTCTTCTCCATACCAATCAGGGTTTGTAGCTTCTGCCACCATAACTTTTGACATAGTTGTTTCCCAATTATGAGCTGACTCTTTGTTTAAAGAATATTTTTCAACTAACCCCTTTTTTGACACAGTAGTTGAACTACAAGATATTAAAGTAAAAGTCATAACTAAAAGAAATAATAATTTTTTCATTTTTCCTCCTTATTATCTTCCACAACATTTTTCGTAAGGTTTACCACTTCCACATGAGCATAGACCATCTGTATTTTCAGTGTTCACCTCTTTGATTTCTGCTTCTTCAATCTCATCTTCTTCATCTTTTACTGGTTCAGTATTTACAACCACTTTAAATAAGAATGAAGTAGCTTGTTCTTGAATTGTTGCTATCATTTCTTCAAATATTTGGCTTGAAATCAATTTATATTCAGTTACTGGATCTCTTTGACCATAAGCTCTTAAATAAATACTTTCTCTTAAAGCATCAAGAGATTTTAAATGCCCTCTCCATCTATTATCAACAACATCAAATAAAATATGTTTTTCAAGTTTTCTCATTAGATCAGAACCAAGTTCTGCTTCTTTATTATTATATTGCTCAACTAAAGCATTATAAACTCTTTCAGCATATTCTTCTTTTGTACTTCTTAAATATGCTTTATCATCTGCTTCTTCATAAACATAGAAATCTTTTAGATATTCATTTAATCCATCAATATCCCAATCTTCTCTCATTTCAGGAGCAAATTTTTCATATACTTTTTCTGTGATATTTCTATGAAGCATTTCTAATATTTTATCTTTTAGATTGTCAATAGCAAGTGCTTCATTTCTACTTTCGTAAATAGCTGTTCTTTGTTTATTCATAACATCATCAAATTCAAGCAGATTTTTTCTTATTCCAAAGTTTCTAGCTTCTATTTTCTTTTGAGCTTTTTCAATAGCAGAGTTTATCATTCCATGAGTTATAGGTTCTCCTTCTGGAAGTTTTAATCTATCCATCCAAACCATTACTCTTTCAGAACCAAACAGTCTCATTAAATCATCTTCAAGTGATAGGTAAAATTCAGATTCTCCTGGGTCACCTTGTCTACCAGATCTTCCTCTTAATTGGTTATCTATTCTTCTTGATTCATGTCTTTCAGTACCAAGTATAAATAAACCACCTAAGGCTAAAACTTGTTCTTTTTCCTTAGCACATTGTTCTTGATATTTTGCAAAAACTTCTGAGAAGTTTTCGTCATCTCTTGAATCAACTTCTGCAAGAGCCATAAACTCTGGGTTACCCCCAAGCATAATGTCTGTTCCTCTACCTGCCATGTTTGTAGCTATTGTAACAGCTTTATATCTACCTGCTTGAGCAACTATTTCAGCTTCTTTAGCATGGTATTTAGCATTCAATACATTGTGAGGAATTCCTCTTTTCTTTAAAAGTTCTGATAATTCTTCTGAACTTTTTATTGAAATTGTACCCACAAGAACAGGTTGCCCTTTTTCATATAGTCCTTGTATTCTATCAATAATTGCATTGATTTTTTCTTTTTTAGTCTTATAAACTAAGTCAGCATCATCTTTTCTTATAACTGGTAAGTTAGTAGGAATAACAACAACTTCTAATCCATAAGTATGCATAAATTCTGTTGCTTCTGTTTCAGCAGTACCAGTCATTCCTGATAATTTTTTATACATTCTAAAATAATTTTGAAGTGTTATAGTTGCAAGAGTTTGGTTTTCACTAGCAATTTTAACTCCTTCTTTAGCTTCTATGGCTTGGTGAAGTCCATCTGAATATCTTCTTCCTTCCATAGCTCTTCCTGTAAATTCATCAATTATTACTACTTCACCATTATCTCTAACTAAGTAATCTCTATCTCTTTTAAACAATTCTTTAGCTTTTAAAGCTTGGTGTAAGAAGTGAGTTAATTCAACATATTCAGGTGCATATAGGTTTTCAATTTTTAAAATTTCTTCTACTCTCTTTACACCTTTTTCTGTAAATACTATAACTCTTGATTTTTCATCAACTTCATAATCTCCCCATTTTTCATCAGGAATATTCATAGCTTTCTTTTCTTTTATATTTTTAATTTTTTCAGTTTCATAACTTCTGTTAAGCATAGATACAACTTGGAAAGATATTTGATACCATTTAATTTTATCTTCAGCTGCACCTGAAATTATTAGAGGTGTTCTTGCTTCATCAATAAGTATTGAGTCAACTTCGTCCACTATACAGAAGTTAAGTTCTCTTTGAACCTTTTGATCTAAACTAGCTACCATATTATCTCTTAGATAATCAAATCCAAATTCTGAGTTTGTACCATAAGTTATATCTGAATTATATGATTTTTTTCTTTGTTCAGTTGGTAGTCCATTTAAAATAACTCCTGAACTTAAACCTAAAAATCCATATAGTCTTGACATTTGGTCTCTATCTCTTTTTGCCAAGTAGTCATTTACTGTAATTACATGTACACCATGTCCTGCAAGGGCATTTAAGTAAACTGGACAAGTTGCAACCAAAGTTTTACCTTCTCCTGTTTTCATTTCTGTAATTTTTCCTTGGTGTAAAACCATACCCCCAATTAATTGTACATCATAATGTCTTAAACCTAAAACTCTCTTTGAAGCTTCTCTAACTGTTGCAAATGCTTCAACTAGGATATCATCAAGAGTTTCTCCATTTTGTAATCTTTCTTTAAAAATATTTGTTTTGTTCTTTAATTCTTCATCTGAAAGTTTTTCATATTCAGATTCTAATGCATTGATTTTTTCAACTTCTTTTGTAAGAGCTTTAATTTCTCTGTCATTTTTAGTACCAAAAATCTTTTTAAGTAAACCACCTATCATTTTTTTCTCTTCCTCACTTTTTTTAATATCATTCTATATTTTAATATAATTTACTATCTTAGTCAAATTTATCTTTTAGTTCAATAAATTCATCCTCAGTCAATATCTTTATAGTTGGAATCTCTTGAGCTTTCTTTAATTTACTACCTGCTTTTTCTCCAACTATCAAGTAATCTAAGTTTTTACTTACAGAACTTAAATTTTTCCCACCTAATTTTTCAATTTCTTCTTTTATTTGCTCTCTTGTAAAGTGTTTTAATGTTCCTGTAAATAAGAAATTTTTTCCAGCAAAGTTAGGATTTACATTTTGAACATTAGTTTCACTTTCTTTTATTTCAAATTTTAAACCTTTTTCTTTTAAACCTTGAATAATTTTTTGATTTTTTTCCTTAGTGAAGAAAGCTATTATTTCATTAGCAGCTATTTCTCCAATTCCTTCTATTGAAGTCAATTCTTCAAAAGTCATAGTCATTAACTTATCAATATTTTTTGAAGCTTTTGCTAATATCTTAGAAGCAACCTTTCCTATAAAAGGTATTCCTAATGAATAAATAACTTTATCATAATCTCTATTCTTACTTTCTTCTATTGAATTTAAAAGATTTTCTATACTCCTTTTACCCATCTTATCAATGTTTTCTAAGGCTTCTCTATGTTCTTTTAAATCAAAAATATCAACAACAGTTTTTATATATCCTAAATCTATAAATTTCTCAACTATTTTTGAGCCTAGCCCCATAATATTTAAAGCATCTCTTGAAACAAAGTATTCTATTTCTCCTTGAACTTTTGCAGGACATTCTTCATTGATACATTTTATATCAACTAAGCCTTCTTCTCTTTCAAGTTTATGATTACATACAGGGCAATGAGTAGGTTCTTCTATTACTTTTTCATTTCCAGTTCTTTCTTCTTTTATAGCTTTTACTACTTGTGGGATAATTTCAGCAGCCTTTTCTATAAAGACTCTGTCCCCTATTCTTATATCTTTTCTTTGAATTTCACTTATATTATGTAAACTTGCTCTCTTTACTTTACTTCCAGATAATTCAACTTCTTCTAGCTCTGCAACGGGTGTTAATTTTCCAGTTCTTCCCACTTGCCAAGTTACATCATTTAATACAGTTGAAACTTGATGTGCTGGGAATTTATATGCTATTGCCCATCTAGGAGTCTTACTTGTATAACCAATTTCATTCCAAAGATTTATTTCATCAACCTTTATTACTAGACCATCTGTTTCATAAGGAAGATTTTCTCTTTCTTTTTCCCAATAATCTATTCTTTTTTCTATATCTTTTGAAGTTTCTAAAAGTTCAAATATTCCTGTTGTCTTTATTCCCATAGTTTCTAAGAATTTTATGCTTTCACTATGAGATTTTAAACCTAGTTTATCTGCTTCAACTAAGAAATAGAAGTAGGCATCTAAACCTCTTTCTTTTACAATTTTTGAATCTAATTGCCTTAAAGTTCCACTTGCAGCATTTCTTGGGTTGGCAAAAAGTTCTTCTCCTTTTTCTAACCTTTCATTATTTAATTTTTCAAAGCTGGCTAAAGGTAGTACAACTTCTCCTCTGATTTCCATATCAATAGCTTGTGGTAAAGTTTTAACAATACTAGCTATTTCTAAAATATTTTCTGTAACATCTTCTCCTATAAATCCATCTCCACGAGTTACAGCTCTAACAAGTTTTCCTTGTCTGTAAGTTAGACTGATAGATAAGCCATCAAGTTTAACTTCTAAACAATATTTTAATTCTTGTTCTTTTGTGATTTTCTTTTTAATTCTTTCAATAAATTCTACAATTTCGCCGATATTATAGCTATTAGCTAAACTTAACATTGGATGAATATGCTCAACTTTTTTAAATTTATTTTCTTTTAAACTTG
It encodes:
- the ligA gene encoding NAD-dependent DNA ligase LigA translates to MEIKKRIEELKNNHTGLTLYSSEELNDLEKIVKLREDLDKYRDSYYNDNKSLISDYEFDILLKELESLEEKYPQYKETSSPTTSVGASLKENKFKKVEHIHPMLSLANSYNIGEIVEFIERIKKKITKEQELKYCLEVKLDGLSISLTYRQGKLVRAVTRGDGFIGEDVTENILEIASIVKTLPQAIDMEIRGEVVLPLASFEKLNNERLEKGEELFANPRNAASGTLRQLDSKIVKERGLDAYFYFLVEADKLGLKSHSESIKFLETMGIKTTGIFELLETSKDIEKRIDYWEKERENLPYETDGLVIKVDEINLWNEIGYTSKTPRWAIAYKFPAHQVSTVLNDVTWQVGRTGKLTPVAELEEVELSGSKVKRASLHNISEIQRKDIRIGDRVFIEKAAEIIPQVVKAIKEERTGNEKVIEEPTHCPVCNHKLEREEGLVDIKCINEECPAKVQGEIEYFVSRDALNIMGLGSKIVEKFIDLGYIKTVVDIFDLKEHREALENIDKMGKRSIENLLNSIEESKNRDYDKVIYSLGIPFIGKVASKILAKASKNIDKLMTMTFEELTSIEGIGEIAANEIIAFFTKEKNQKIIQGLKEKGLKFEIKESETNVQNVNPNFAGKNFLFTGTLKHFTREQIKEEIEKLGGKNLSSVSKNLDYLIVGEKAGSKLKKAQEIPTIKILTEDEFIELKDKFD